AAACCCAAGGATTCTAACCCTACAAGCAAGATCCGCGCGGCAAAGGCCGACTCGGTAATCATAGAGTGTAAACCACCTGAAAGGATTGCAGGCTATTTATCGTTAAATGCGGGCCAGTCGGTTGAATGGATCACCATTGAAAAGGGCGGCGAGCGATGGGTCGACCTCAGGCGCATTATAGAGTAAACCACGCTCAAACATCTATGCCTACTTTGCATTTTTGGGCTGCTTTTCCCCCCTACACTGATTCATCATTTTTTGCCGTTTCCGGCTTGCTTTGATACCTTGCAAAGTTTATGAGCTGTCCGGTGCGGTCTAATTATTGTGCCTAGCATAAGTGGCGTGCATTTAATCATCGAGAGCGAGAATCCAGACGCAGACGCAGCCTTTTTCCGAGACACAATGGCCTTTAAGCACGTTGACGCCGGAAGTGGATTTCTCATCTTCAGACTGCCTCCTGCTGAAGCAGCATTCCATCCCGTTGATAGCAGCGGTGATGACAAATCACGAAATGGGATTTTCCTAATGTGTAATGACCTTAAGAAAGAAATGGCAAATCTACGAAGCAAGGGTATCAAATGCAGCAAGCCAATAAACGCACGATGGGGAACCGTTACAAAGATTCAGCTGCCAAGCGGAATCGAGATCGGCCTCTATCAGCCCAAGCATGTCAGACCGGAATAATGCTCAAGCCGTCATGACCTTTCCAACTAGATACCTGTCGTAATTGAGCAGGGCCGACTGTTCCTTTTTAAACGTCGCTTCAGAGCTTGCTTTTCTTCTTGGACCTGCGGCTGTGCGTACTTCTGCCTGCGTGTTCTGGCTCACAGAATAAAATTTATGGCCAGTTTCCTTGTTCATTAGCAATATATGCGCGTAAGTTTGATTTTGTTCCCTTGACCATCCGTTCTCAGCGCACCTTTGCATTGGCAGAAAACTCTTTTGCTCCAAGTGGTGACCAGCCCGAGGCTATCGAGAGGCTTGCAAAAGGTGCTTTGTCAAAAGGTAGGCAGACGCTCCTCGGAGTAACGGGGAGCGGCAAGACCTTCACCGTTGCAAACGTCATTGCAAAGGTTAACAAAAATACGCTTGTAATATCCCATAACAAGACACTCGCCGCGCAGCTGTACGCGGAATTCAAAGAGTTTTTTCCGCACAACAACGTGGGATACTTTGTCAGCTTTTACGACTATTACCAGCCGGAGAGCTACTTGCCTCAAACCGATACCTACATCGAAAAGGACACCGATGTCAACGAAAAGATAGAGAAGATGCGCCTTGAGGCGACTGCCATGCTGATGTCAGGCGAGCCGACCATTATAATAGCGACGGTGTCATGCATCTATTCTCTAGGCTCCCCGGTAGAGTGGGAACAGAACGCTCTTACCCTCTCCAAGGGCTCGACGATAGAGCGCAGGCTTCTAATTCACAGTCTTGTCGAGTCGAGGTACGAGCGAAACGACCTTTCGCTTGTGCCAGGAAATTTCAGGGTTAAAGGCGATACAATCGACATAATCCCCGGCTATTCTGACGACGTCATCAGGGTGGAGCTTTTCGGCGACGAAATTGCGCGAATTGGCATATACGATCACGTAACCATGAAAAAGCTTCGAGATGTTGATACGGTCAAGATATTCCCTGCCAAGCACTATATCACGTCAGACGACGCAAGAGAGCGCGCAGTGCAATCGATAAACAGGGAGCTTGCCAGTTGGCTTCCGCAGCTCCCGTCAGAACTTGAGCGCCAGAGGCTCGCATCGAGAACCAAGTACGACCTTGAAATGATTCAGGAGCTTGGATATTGCTCCGGGATA
The DNA window shown above is from Nitrososphaera sp. and carries:
- a CDS encoding extradiol dioxygenase is translated as MPSISGVHLIIESENPDADAAFFRDTMAFKHVDAGSGFLIFRLPPAEAAFHPVDSSGDDKSRNGIFLMCNDLKKEMANLRSKGIKCSKPINARWGTVTKIQLPSGIEIGLYQPKHVRPE